From Dehalococcoidales bacterium, the proteins below share one genomic window:
- a CDS encoding dihydropteroate synthase, which translates to MILVAENINTVSRSIGTAFRERNDKPVKELTVALTKSGADMLDLNIGPSRKEGAELMDWLVKTVEEVSPLSLALDTTNADAIEAGLQAASKPALINSVSLQPERLEKLLPLANKYNVDIIGLLWGTEGMPRDANERCMLAVDLVYQAGEAGIPPERIWIDPIATPVTVDIFQVKSCLECMSMLSEIAPGCRSIVGLSNISSGVPSHLRGYFNRTFLAMLIKYGLYAAICDTLDTELVQIARGQLSSVVDLVHRLMEGEEVDPARLDDKQMEYYKTYRVLSGDVLYSDSWLEI; encoded by the coding sequence ATGATATTAGTTGCTGAAAATATAAATACTGTTTCCAGGAGCATTGGTACAGCCTTCAGGGAGCGCAACGATAAACCAGTTAAAGAACTTACAGTCGCTTTAACTAAATCCGGAGCCGACATGCTGGATTTAAATATCGGACCATCTCGCAAAGAAGGAGCCGAACTCATGGATTGGCTGGTAAAAACTGTTGAAGAGGTCAGTCCTTTATCTCTAGCGCTGGATACCACCAACGCCGATGCTATTGAAGCCGGATTACAGGCTGCCTCTAAACCGGCACTCATCAATTCGGTTTCACTTCAACCGGAGAGGTTGGAAAAACTACTCCCGCTGGCTAACAAATATAATGTAGACATAATTGGCCTGCTTTGGGGAACAGAAGGAATGCCACGCGATGCTAATGAGCGCTGCATGCTGGCAGTTGACCTGGTTTACCAGGCAGGAGAAGCAGGCATCCCACCTGAAAGGATTTGGATTGATCCAATTGCCACACCGGTTACAGTGGATATTTTTCAGGTAAAATCTTGCCTGGAATGCATGAGCATGCTTTCGGAAATTGCTCCGGGGTGCCGCTCAATTGTGGGTCTTTCCAACATATCAAGCGGAGTGCCTTCACACCTCAGAGGGTATTTCAACCGAACCTTCCTGGCTATGTTAATCAAGTATGGGTTATATGCCGCTATCTGCGATACGCTCGATACAGAACTGGTGCAAATTGCCCGAGGGCAACTCAGCTCGGTTGTTGATCTTGTGCACCGCTTGATGGAAGGCGAAGAAGTGGATCCTGCAAGGCTTGATGATAAACAGATGGAATATTACAAGACTTACCGGGTGCTTTCGGGAGACGTACTTTATTCGGATTCGTGGCTCGAGATTTAG
- the acsC gene encoding acetyl-CoA decarbonylase/synthase complex subunit gamma produces MALSGIEIFKLLPKTNCGDCGVPTCLAFAMSIAAGKSELDKCPHLSSEVRIKLEEASAPPIRAIIIGAGERMVKTGGETVMFRHEKRFENPPPIAFTISDSMDESRINKQFEQFESLHYERAGNKLKAEMLAIRYDSGDAEKYTSVVESVINKTDAALILICSEPGVLEKALQVSAPNRPLIYAANKNNADTMLELAKKYACPLAIKAENLEKLAELAERITAGGFKELVLDSGARTIKQAFNDQIAIRRSALINKYRPLGFPTIVFPGEMSDTPLKETLYASILIAKYAGLVVLNEIQAESLFTLLVERMNIFTDPQRPLATKEGIYEIGSPDENSPVLLTSNFSLTYFLLTGEIESSRVPAYLLVKNTEGLSIMTAWAAGKFSADNISQFVKKSGIEEKIAHRKLIIPGYVDFESTGLEEELEGWEILIGPREASHLPTYLKNWGAGK; encoded by the coding sequence ATGGCCCTTTCCGGTATCGAAATATTCAAACTGCTCCCGAAAACTAACTGCGGAGATTGCGGTGTGCCAACATGTTTAGCGTTTGCCATGAGCATTGCTGCAGGAAAATCGGAGCTTGATAAGTGCCCTCATCTCAGCAGTGAAGTCAGAATAAAACTGGAAGAAGCTTCCGCCCCACCGATAAGAGCAATAATCATCGGTGCCGGAGAGCGCATGGTGAAAACCGGCGGGGAGACGGTAATGTTCAGGCACGAAAAACGCTTTGAGAACCCTCCCCCGATAGCGTTCACCATCAGCGATTCAATGGATGAATCAAGAATCAATAAACAATTTGAACAGTTTGAATCGCTTCATTATGAGCGGGCAGGCAACAAACTCAAGGCCGAAATGCTGGCAATAAGATACGATTCCGGGGATGCAGAAAAATACACCTCAGTAGTTGAAAGTGTAATCAATAAAACCGATGCAGCTTTAATCCTTATATGCTCTGAACCAGGGGTATTAGAAAAAGCACTGCAAGTATCAGCGCCCAACCGACCTTTAATCTATGCGGCAAACAAAAATAATGCTGATACAATGCTTGAACTTGCTAAAAAATACGCCTGCCCTCTTGCCATCAAGGCTGAAAATCTGGAAAAGCTTGCAGAACTGGCTGAGCGGATAACTGCTGGAGGATTCAAGGAATTGGTGCTGGATTCCGGCGCTCGAACAATCAAGCAGGCATTTAATGACCAGATAGCTATTCGGCGCTCTGCGTTAATCAACAAGTATCGCCCACTTGGTTTCCCTACCATTGTATTCCCCGGGGAGATGAGCGATACACCTTTAAAAGAAACTCTGTATGCTTCTATCCTGATTGCCAAATATGCAGGGTTGGTAGTTCTAAACGAAATCCAAGCCGAATCACTATTTACACTATTAGTGGAAAGAATGAATATCTTCACCGATCCACAGCGCCCACTGGCTACTAAAGAGGGCATTTACGAGATCGGCAGCCCAGATGAAAATTCTCCAGTATTACTCACCAGTAATTTCTCTTTGACTTATTTCTTGCTTACCGGAGAAATAGAAAGCAGCCGCGTCCCAGCCTATCTGTTGGTGAAAAATACTGAAGGGCTAAGCATCATGACCGCCTGGGCAGCTGGTAAGTTCAGCGCTGACAACATCAGCCAATTCGTCAAGAAAAGCGGCATCGAAGAAAAAATTGCCCACCGAAAACTGATAATCCCGGGCTATGTAGATTTTGAAAGTACCGGGCTAGAAGAAGAGTTAGAGGGATGGGAAATATTAATTGGCCCCAGAGAGGCTTCCCATCTTCCGACATATCTGAAAAACTGGGGGGCAGGAAAATGA